One genomic segment of Pseudomonas sp. p1(2021b) includes these proteins:
- a CDS encoding NAD(P)/FAD-dependent oxidoreductase, with amino-acid sequence MLRITELKLPLDHTDEALREAIVQRLGITDEQLLGFTLFKRSYDARKKNSELLFIYTIDLEASNEAELLRKFADDRNIGPAPDVTYKFVGQAPADLQERPIVVGFGPCGIFAGLLLAQMGFRPIILERGKEVRQRTKDTWGLWRKSVLNPESNVQFGEGGAGTFSDGKLYSQIKDPNHHGRKVLEEFVKAGAPEEILYINKPHIGTFRLTGMVEQMRQDMIALGAEVRFQQKVTDLLVEDGQLTGVVLESGEQLHSRHVVLALGHSARDTFRMLHAKGVYMEAKPFSVGFRIEHPQTLIDKARLGKYAGHPKLGAADYKLVYHAKNGRSVYSFCMCPGGTVVAATSEPGRVVTNGMSQYSRNERNANSGIVVGIDPERDYPGGPLAGIELQERLEAHAYVMGGSNYQAPAQLVGDFVAGRASTELGSVEPSYKPGVTLGDLAPSLPDFAIEAIREALPAFDRQIKGYNLHDAVLTGIETRTSSPVRITRGADYQSLNLKGLYPAGEGAGYAGGILSAGVDGIRIAEAVARDMLGLDG; translated from the coding sequence ATGCTACGAATCACCGAACTGAAGCTGCCCCTGGATCACACCGACGAAGCGCTGCGCGAGGCCATCGTGCAACGCCTGGGCATCACCGATGAGCAGCTGCTCGGCTTCACCCTGTTCAAGCGCAGCTACGACGCGCGCAAGAAGAACAGCGAACTGCTGTTCATCTATACCATCGACCTGGAAGCGAGCAACGAAGCCGAGCTGCTGCGCAAGTTCGCCGATGATCGCAACATTGGCCCAGCCCCGGACGTGACCTACAAGTTCGTCGGCCAGGCCCCGGCCGACCTGCAGGAGCGTCCGATCGTGGTCGGCTTCGGCCCGTGCGGCATCTTCGCAGGCCTGTTGCTGGCGCAAATGGGTTTCAGGCCGATCATCCTCGAGCGCGGCAAGGAAGTGCGCCAGCGCACCAAGGATACCTGGGGTTTGTGGCGCAAGAGCGTGCTCAACCCCGAGTCCAACGTGCAGTTCGGCGAAGGCGGCGCCGGGACGTTCTCCGACGGCAAGCTGTACAGCCAGATCAAGGACCCGAACCATCATGGGCGCAAGGTCCTGGAAGAATTCGTCAAGGCCGGTGCGCCAGAGGAAATCCTCTACATCAACAAGCCGCACATCGGTACCTTCCGCCTGACCGGCATGGTCGAGCAGATGCGCCAGGACATGATCGCCCTGGGCGCCGAAGTGCGCTTCCAGCAGAAGGTCACCGACCTGCTGGTCGAAGATGGCCAGCTGACCGGGGTGGTATTGGAGAGTGGTGAGCAACTGCACTCGCGCCACGTGGTCCTGGCCTTGGGTCACAGTGCCCGCGACACCTTCCGCATGCTGCATGCCAAGGGTGTGTACATGGAAGCCAAGCCGTTCTCGGTCGGTTTCCGCATCGAACACCCTCAGACGCTGATCGACAAGGCGCGCCTGGGCAAGTACGCCGGCCACCCTAAACTGGGCGCTGCCGACTACAAGCTGGTGTACCACGCCAAGAACGGTCGCTCGGTGTACAGCTTCTGCATGTGCCCGGGCGGCACCGTGGTAGCGGCCACCAGCGAGCCAGGCCGGGTCGTCACCAACGGCATGAGCCAGTATTCGCGGAACGAGCGCAACGCCAACTCCGGCATCGTCGTCGGCATCGACCCGGAGCGCGACTACCCGGGCGGCCCGCTGGCCGGTATCGAGCTGCAGGAACGCCTGGAAGCCCATGCCTATGTCATGGGCGGCAGCAACTACCAGGCACCGGCACAGCTGGTCGGCGATTTCGTCGCAGGCCGTGCCTCCACCGAACTGGGCAGCGTCGAGCCCTCCTACAAGCCAGGGGTCACCCTGGGCGACCTGGCACCCAGCCTGCCGGACTTCGCCATCGAAGCCATCCGCGAGGCCCTGCCGGCGTTCGACCGCCAGATCAAAGGCTACAACCTGCACGACGCAGTGCTGACCGGCATCGAGACGCGCACCTCATCGCCGGTACGCATCACCCGTGGCGCGGACTACCAGAGCCTGAACCTCAAAGGCCTGTACCCGGCCGGTGAAGGTGCTGGTTATGCGGGCGGCATTCTGTCCGCTGGCGTCGATGGCATCCGCATCGCTGAAGCCGTGGCCCGTGACATGCTGGGACTCGATGGCTGA
- a CDS encoding COG3650 family protein: MRLTPPLLLATLLPLFAGCQLLADKPADPNIGTLRMQGELSAGGGKLLFKPCTEARRFVVNDVGATGLLQEAATLADDAGDKLFADVRGRLAGSRQADNDGRLDVQRLYRLEPSTRACEDPNFKQLTLRADGQEPFWSVKASGKGMIIERPGKDPLPLPYLEEEVPGGGLTLSSEANGQHVELWVAPQRCVDSMSGAVRHLRAELRIDGQTLHGCGYYGGARDN, encoded by the coding sequence ATGCGCCTCACCCCTCCCCTGCTGCTCGCCACCCTGCTGCCGCTGTTCGCGGGCTGTCAGTTGCTGGCGGACAAGCCTGCCGACCCGAACATCGGCACCCTGCGCATGCAGGGCGAGCTGAGCGCCGGGGGTGGCAAGCTGCTGTTCAAGCCGTGCACCGAAGCCCGTCGTTTCGTGGTCAACGACGTCGGTGCCACAGGCCTGTTGCAGGAGGCCGCCACCCTGGCCGACGACGCAGGCGACAAACTTTTCGCGGATGTGCGCGGGCGCCTGGCCGGCAGCAGGCAGGCCGACAATGATGGCCGCCTCGACGTGCAACGCCTGTATCGCCTGGAACCCTCCACCCGCGCCTGCGAAGACCCCAACTTCAAGCAGCTGACCCTGCGCGCCGATGGCCAGGAACCGTTCTGGTCGGTGAAGGCCAGCGGCAAGGGCATGATCATCGAACGCCCCGGCAAAGACCCGCTGCCCCTGCCTTACCTCGAAGAAGAAGTGCCCGGCGGCGGCCTGACCCTGAGCAGCGAAGCCAACGGCCAGCACGTGGAGCTGTGGGTCGCGCCGCAACGCTGCGTCGACAGCATGAGCGGCGCCGTGCGCCACCTGCGCGCCGAGCTGCGCATCGACGGCCAGACCCTGCATGGCTGCGGCTACTACGGCGGTGCCCGCGACAACTGA
- a CDS encoding ABC transporter ATP-binding protein: MLKFENVSTFYGKIQALHSVNVEINQGEIVTLIGANGAGKSTLLMTLCGSPQAHSGSIKYLGEELVGQPSSHIMRKSIAVVPEGRRVFARLTVEENLAMGGFFTNKGDYQEQLDKVLQLFPRLKERYVQRGGTMSGGEQQMLAIGRALMSKPKLLLLDEPSLGLAPIIIQQIFDIIEQLRRDGVTVFLVEQNANQALKIADRAYVLENGKVVMQGTGEALLTDPKVRDAYLGG, from the coding sequence ATGCTGAAGTTCGAGAACGTTTCCACCTTCTACGGCAAGATCCAGGCGCTGCACAGCGTCAACGTGGAGATCAACCAGGGCGAGATCGTCACCTTGATCGGCGCCAACGGCGCCGGCAAGTCGACATTGCTGATGACCCTCTGCGGCTCGCCCCAGGCACACAGCGGCAGCATCAAGTACCTGGGTGAGGAACTGGTCGGCCAGCCCTCCTCGCACATCATGCGCAAGAGCATCGCGGTCGTGCCGGAAGGCCGCCGTGTGTTCGCCCGCCTGACCGTGGAAGAGAACCTGGCGATGGGTGGCTTCTTCACCAACAAGGGCGACTACCAGGAACAGCTGGACAAGGTCCTGCAGCTGTTCCCTCGCCTGAAGGAGCGCTACGTGCAGCGTGGCGGCACCATGTCCGGCGGCGAGCAGCAGATGCTGGCCATCGGCCGGGCGCTGATGAGCAAGCCCAAGCTGTTGTTGCTGGACGAGCCCTCCCTGGGCCTTGCGCCGATCATCATCCAGCAGATCTTCGACATCATCGAACAGCTGCGCCGCGACGGCGTGACGGTGTTCCTGGTGGAGCAGAATGCCAACCAGGCGTTGAAGATCGCCGACCGTGCCTATGTACTGGAAAACGGCAAGGTGGTGATGCAGGGTACCGGCGAAGCACTGCTGACCGACCCCAAGGTGCGCGACGCGTACCTGGGGGGTTGA
- the livG gene encoding high-affinity branched-chain amino acid ABC transporter ATP-binding protein LivG: protein MSREILQVSGLSMRFGGLLAVNGVGLTVKEKQVVALIGPNGAGKTTVFNCLTGFYKPSGGTILLDGQPIQGLAGHQIARKGVVRTFQNVRLFKEMTALENLLIAQHRHLNTNFFAGLFKTPSFRRSEKEAMERAQYWLEKVNLTEFANRTAGTLAYGQQRRLEIARCMMTQPRIIMLDEPAAGLNPKETEDLKALIAYLRESHNVTVLLIEHDMKLVMSISDHIVVINQGTPLADGTPEEIRGNPDVIKAYLGEA, encoded by the coding sequence ATGAGCCGCGAAATTCTGCAAGTCAGCGGCCTGAGCATGCGCTTCGGCGGCTTGTTGGCGGTGAATGGCGTGGGCCTGACCGTCAAGGAAAAACAGGTGGTGGCATTGATCGGCCCCAACGGTGCCGGCAAGACTACCGTGTTCAACTGCCTGACCGGTTTCTACAAGCCCAGCGGCGGCACCATCCTGCTCGATGGCCAGCCGATCCAGGGCCTGGCCGGGCACCAGATCGCGCGCAAGGGCGTGGTGCGAACCTTCCAGAACGTGCGCCTGTTCAAGGAGATGACCGCGCTGGAGAACCTGCTGATCGCCCAGCATCGCCACCTGAATACCAACTTCTTCGCCGGCCTGTTCAAGACGCCGAGCTTCCGCCGCAGCGAGAAAGAGGCCATGGAGCGCGCGCAGTACTGGCTGGAGAAGGTCAACCTGACCGAGTTCGCCAACCGTACCGCCGGCACCCTGGCCTACGGCCAACAGCGCCGCCTGGAAATCGCTCGCTGCATGATGACCCAGCCCCGGATCATCATGCTCGACGAGCCAGCCGCCGGCCTGAACCCCAAGGAGACCGAGGACCTCAAGGCCCTGATCGCCTACCTGCGCGAATCCCACAACGTGACCGTGCTGCTGATCGAGCACGACATGAAGCTGGTGATGAGCATTTCCGACCACATCGTGGTGATCAACCAGGGCACGCCCCTGGCCGACGGCACGCCGGAAGAGATTCGCGGCAACCCTGATGTGATCAAGGCCTACCTGGGGGAGGCGTAA
- a CDS encoding high-affinity branched-chain amino acid ABC transporter permease LivM, whose product MNRNLKQALFSVALVWAVAFPVLGLKLSIDGINLVVHSQGPFTLSIIAICSVLMFLRVLFDKQWSAAMRGRSERKLIPASVTNYLTLPKTQRWVIMGLIVVALVWPFFGSRGAVDIATLILIYVLLGLGLNIVVGLAGLLDLGYVGFYAVGAYSYALLSHYFGLSFWICLPIAGLMAATFGFLLGFPVLRLRGDYLAIVTLGFGEIIRLFLRNLTGLTGGPNGISNIEKPTFFGLTFERRAAEGMQTFHEFFGLQYNSINKVIFLYLVALLLALLALFVINRLLRMPIGRAWEALREDEIACRALGLNPTVIKLSAFTLGACFAGFAGSFFAARQGLVTPESFTFIESAIILAIVVLGGMGSQLGVILAAIVMILLPELMREFSEYRMLMFGALMVLMMIWRPQGLLPMQRPHMELRR is encoded by the coding sequence ATGAACAGAAATCTCAAACAGGCGCTGTTCAGCGTCGCCCTGGTCTGGGCCGTGGCGTTCCCGGTGCTTGGCCTGAAACTCAGCATCGACGGCATCAACCTGGTGGTTCACAGCCAGGGGCCGTTCACCCTCTCGATCATCGCCATCTGCTCGGTGTTGATGTTCCTGCGCGTGCTGTTCGACAAACAGTGGAGCGCAGCGATGCGCGGCCGCTCGGAGCGCAAGCTGATCCCCGCGTCGGTCACCAACTACCTGACCCTGCCCAAGACCCAGCGCTGGGTCATCATGGGTCTGATCGTAGTGGCACTGGTCTGGCCGTTCTTCGGTTCGCGGGGCGCGGTCGACATCGCCACGCTGATCCTCATCTACGTGTTGCTGGGCCTTGGCCTGAACATCGTGGTGGGGCTGGCGGGCCTGCTGGACCTGGGCTACGTCGGCTTCTACGCCGTCGGCGCCTACAGCTACGCCCTGCTGTCGCACTACTTCGGCCTGAGCTTCTGGATCTGCCTGCCGATCGCCGGCCTGATGGCCGCGACCTTCGGCTTCCTGCTCGGCTTCCCGGTGCTGCGCCTGCGCGGTGACTACCTGGCGATCGTGACCCTGGGCTTTGGCGAGATCATCCGCCTGTTCCTGCGTAACCTCACCGGCCTGACCGGTGGCCCCAACGGCATCAGCAACATCGAGAAGCCAACCTTCTTCGGCCTGACCTTCGAACGTCGCGCCGCCGAAGGGATGCAGACCTTCCACGAGTTCTTCGGCCTGCAGTACAACTCGATCAACAAGGTCATCTTCCTCTACCTGGTCGCCCTGTTGCTGGCGTTGCTGGCGCTGTTCGTGATCAACCGCCTGCTGCGCATGCCGATCGGCCGCGCCTGGGAAGCGCTGCGCGAGGACGAGATCGCCTGCCGTGCATTGGGCCTGAACCCGACCGTGATCAAGCTGTCGGCCTTCACCCTGGGCGCCTGCTTCGCCGGTTTCGCCGGCAGCTTCTTCGCTGCCCGCCAAGGGTTGGTGACGCCGGAGTCGTTCACCTTTATCGAGTCGGCGATCATCCTCGCCATCGTCGTGCTCGGCGGCATGGGCTCTCAGCTGGGCGTGATCCTCGCGGCCATCGTGATGATCCTGCTGCCGGAGCTGATGCGTGAGTTCAGCGAGTACCGCATGCTGATGTTCGGTGCGCTGATGGTATTGATGATGATCTGGCGTCCGCAGGGCCTGCTGCCCATGCAACGCCCCCATATGGAGCTGCGTCGATGA
- the livH gene encoding high-affinity branched-chain amino acid ABC transporter permease LivH, with amino-acid sequence MPEIYHFFQQLVNGLTIGSTYALIAIGYTMVYGIIGMINFAHGEVYMIGSYVAFIALAGLAMMGIDSLPLLMTVAFIATIVVTSAYGYSIERVAYRPLRNSNRLIPLISAIGMSIFLQNTVLLSQDSKDKSIPNLIPGSISFGPGGAEEVLVSYMQILVFVVTLVAMTCLTLFISRSRLGRACRACAEDIKMANLLGINTNNIIALTFVIGAALAAVAAVLLSMQYGVINPNAGFLVGLKAFTAAVLGGIGSIPGAMLGGLVLGVAEAFGADIFGDQYKDVVAFGLLVLVLLFRPTGILGRPEVEKV; translated from the coding sequence ATGCCTGAGATCTACCATTTCTTCCAACAACTGGTTAATGGATTGACCATCGGCAGCACCTATGCCTTGATCGCCATCGGCTACACCATGGTGTACGGCATCATCGGCATGATCAACTTCGCCCACGGCGAGGTGTACATGATCGGTTCCTACGTGGCCTTCATCGCCCTGGCGGGCCTGGCCATGATGGGTATCGATTCGCTGCCCCTGCTGATGACCGTGGCCTTCATCGCCACCATCGTCGTTACCAGTGCCTATGGCTACAGTATCGAACGGGTTGCCTACCGCCCCCTGCGCAACAGCAACCGCCTGATCCCGCTGATTTCCGCCATCGGCATGTCGATCTTCCTGCAGAACACCGTCCTGCTTTCGCAAGATTCTAAGGACAAGTCCATCCCCAACCTGATCCCCGGCTCCATCTCCTTCGGGCCAGGCGGTGCCGAGGAAGTCCTGGTGTCCTACATGCAGATCCTGGTGTTCGTGGTCACGCTGGTGGCCATGACCTGCCTCACCCTGTTCATCTCCCGTTCCCGCCTGGGCCGCGCCTGCCGTGCCTGTGCCGAGGACATCAAGATGGCCAACCTGCTGGGTATCAACACCAACAACATCATCGCCCTGACCTTCGTCATCGGTGCCGCACTGGCGGCGGTGGCGGCCGTGCTGCTGAGCATGCAGTACGGCGTGATCAACCCCAACGCCGGTTTCCTGGTAGGCCTGAAGGCCTTCACCGCGGCGGTCCTGGGCGGCATCGGCAGCATCCCGGGCGCCATGCTCGGTGGCCTGGTGCTGGGCGTGGCCGAAGCCTTCGGCGCCGACATCTTCGGCGACCAGTACAAGGACGTGGTGGCATTCGGGCTCTTGGTTCTTGTCCTGCTGTTCCGGCCGACCGGCATCCTGGGCCGTCCGGAGGTTGAAAAAGTATGA
- a CDS encoding branched-chain amino acid ABC transporter substrate-binding protein, translating to MIKISKLFAAMVLAGVASHSFAADTIKIGIAGPKTGPVTQYGDMQFVGAKQAIKDINAKGGIDGKMLEAKEYDDACDPKQAVAVANKVVNDGVKFVVGHLCSSSTQPASDIYEDEGVIMITPAATSPEITARGYKLVFRTIGLDSAQGPAAGNYIADHVKPKVVAVLHDKQQYGEGIATAVKQTLEGKNVKVAVFEGLNAGDKDFSSIIQKLKQNNVDFVYYGGYHPELGLILRQAQEKGLKAKFMGPEGVGNDSISQIAQNASEGLLVTLPKSFDADPANKAIVDAIKADGKDPSGPFVFPAYSAVQVIADGIKAAGTSDDAEKVAEEIHKGTFKTPTGDLSFDDKGDLKDFKFVVYEWHFGKPKTEVSPQ from the coding sequence ATGATCAAGATTTCCAAGCTGTTCGCCGCAATGGTCCTGGCCGGGGTTGCCAGCCATTCGTTTGCCGCCGATACCATCAAGATCGGTATCGCCGGGCCCAAGACTGGCCCGGTCACCCAGTACGGCGACATGCAGTTCGTGGGCGCCAAGCAGGCCATCAAGGACATCAACGCCAAGGGCGGCATCGACGGCAAGATGCTCGAAGCCAAGGAATATGACGACGCGTGCGACCCTAAACAGGCCGTGGCCGTCGCCAACAAAGTGGTCAACGATGGCGTCAAGTTCGTGGTCGGCCACCTGTGCTCCAGCTCCACCCAGCCTGCGTCCGACATCTACGAAGACGAAGGCGTGATCATGATCACCCCGGCCGCCACCAGCCCGGAAATCACCGCTCGTGGCTACAAGCTGGTGTTCCGCACCATCGGCCTGGACAGCGCCCAGGGCCCGGCCGCCGGCAACTACATCGCCGACCACGTCAAGCCGAAGGTCGTCGCGGTCCTGCACGACAAGCAGCAGTACGGCGAGGGCATCGCCACCGCGGTCAAGCAGACTCTGGAAGGCAAGAACGTCAAGGTCGCGGTCTTCGAAGGCCTGAACGCCGGTGACAAGGACTTCTCCTCGATCATCCAGAAGCTCAAGCAGAACAACGTCGACTTCGTCTACTACGGCGGCTACCACCCAGAGCTGGGCCTGATCCTGCGCCAAGCCCAGGAGAAAGGCCTGAAAGCCAAGTTCATGGGCCCGGAAGGCGTCGGCAACGACTCCATCTCGCAGATCGCCCAGAACGCCTCCGAAGGCCTGCTGGTGACCCTGCCCAAGTCCTTCGACGCCGACCCGGCGAACAAGGCCATCGTCGATGCCATCAAGGCCGACGGCAAGGACCCGAGCGGTCCGTTCGTGTTCCCGGCCTACTCCGCCGTCCAGGTGATCGCTGACGGCATCAAGGCCGCCGGCACCAGCGACGACGCCGAGAAAGTGGCCGAGGAAATCCACAAGGGCACCTTCAAGACCCCGACCGGCGACCTGTCGTTCGATGACAAGGGCGACCTCAAAGACTTCAAGTTCGTGGTCTACGAATGGCACTTCGGCAAGCCGAAGACCGAAGTCTCCCCTCAGTAA
- a CDS encoding DUF2288 domain-containing protein yields the protein MTDQASTLYAKLLGETATIEWKALERFWAKGDLIWVDPSLDLIAVAEAMAENRGEIFAKWRNDGTVAPVSAEQALDLQSRDPVIWAVVVSPFVVMQEKKAQ from the coding sequence ATGACCGATCAAGCAAGCACCCTCTATGCCAAATTGCTCGGCGAAACGGCAACCATCGAGTGGAAGGCACTGGAACGTTTCTGGGCGAAGGGTGACCTGATTTGGGTGGACCCGAGCCTGGACCTCATCGCAGTTGCCGAGGCAATGGCCGAGAATCGCGGCGAGATCTTCGCCAAGTGGCGTAATGATGGCACTGTTGCGCCGGTATCCGCGGAGCAGGCGCTAGACCTTCAGAGCCGTGATCCGGTGATCTGGGCCGTGGTGGTTTCGCCGTTCGTGGTGATGCAAGAAAAGAAAGCCCAGTGA
- a CDS encoding NAD(P)-dependent oxidoreductase, which produces MSTALPTLGFAGIGLMGLPMCRRLLAAGYPLVVWNRSPEKCAELVAAGARLAATPADLCRDADMVLLCLADTSVVREVVFGEGGVAEGGRQGQLLVDFSSLEPTATREMAAELAALCGMAWLDAPVSGGTPGAEAGTLAIMVGGEAGDLERARPVLLTLGQRVTHMGAVGAGQVTKACNQMIVACNALVIAEVVALAEQSGVDARLIAEALAGGFADSKPLQILAPQMAESRFEPIKWHVRTLLKDLDTAVKFSREQGSATPVSGLAAQLMRLHGSQGYLQKDPATLVELYRNKG; this is translated from the coding sequence ATGAGTACTGCATTGCCTACGCTGGGGTTTGCCGGGATCGGCCTGATGGGGCTACCGATGTGTCGGCGCTTGCTGGCGGCGGGTTACCCGTTGGTGGTATGGAACCGCAGCCCGGAAAAATGTGCCGAGCTGGTAGCGGCCGGGGCACGGCTGGCCGCAACCCCTGCCGACTTGTGTCGCGACGCTGACATGGTGTTGTTGTGCCTGGCCGATACGTCGGTGGTACGCGAAGTGGTGTTCGGTGAGGGAGGGGTGGCCGAAGGTGGGCGCCAGGGGCAGTTGCTGGTGGACTTCTCCAGCCTGGAGCCAACCGCTACCCGCGAGATGGCGGCCGAGTTGGCAGCGCTATGCGGCATGGCCTGGCTGGATGCCCCGGTTTCCGGAGGCACGCCTGGGGCCGAGGCGGGCACCTTGGCGATCATGGTCGGCGGCGAGGCGGGTGACTTGGAACGGGCTCGCCCGGTGCTGCTGACGCTCGGGCAGCGGGTGACCCATATGGGCGCAGTCGGCGCAGGCCAGGTGACCAAGGCCTGCAACCAGATGATCGTCGCCTGCAATGCCTTGGTGATTGCCGAGGTGGTGGCCCTGGCCGAGCAGTCTGGCGTGGATGCACGGCTGATCGCCGAAGCCTTGGCCGGCGGTTTTGCCGATTCCAAGCCTTTGCAGATTCTGGCACCGCAGATGGCCGAGAGCCGCTTCGAACCGATCAAGTGGCATGTACGCACCTTGCTCAAGGACCTGGACACTGCGGTGAAGTTTTCCCGCGAGCAGGGTTCGGCGACGCCGGTCAGTGGCCTTGCCGCGCAACTGATGCGCTTGCATGGTAGCCAGGGGTATCTGCAAAAAGATCCAGCGACCCTGGTCGAACTGTATCGCAACAAGGGGTGA
- a CDS encoding putative bifunctional diguanylate cyclase/phosphodiesterase, protein MERLGLHLFDTLPTTGQIILDCRHDPLLVLLAYGIACIACFATLDMTERQSQSEDPSARRQWRVLGACCLAAGIWALHFTSTLALQAPVEVRYDIPLTGLSLLVALLAAWLAMNSLDRVDMRPRHYVQGALLIGLGITAMHYVGMAALNTSARPYYHPELSLASLGIAIAASLAALLMARAISKGSGTLHLAGKYAASLLLGGGLLLTHFASMAAMTLVAPAGSPLHLPTTDNSLQLALTVAFITLLISGSSISAALADRKLQSKEHDLRRVNALLSQLDQARASLQQAAHYDALTNLVNRRGFNQVFAERLAELSTNERMLAVMFLDIDHFKRINDSLGHAAGDELLKVIAGHIKAATRNHDVVARFGGDEFCIVTNLNSRDEARHLAQRIMQRMKDPIDLGGRRMVMTTSIGISIFPDDGRTAEELLKNADLALYQSKGCGRNSLNFFNNGLKTRATLELQLEEELRVALLEERGLCVHYQPIFDLHNGQVAKLEALVRWQHPQHGLLSPDRFIGIAEANGLIADLDLWVLRRACQDLASLHRQGHAELKVTVNCSAVTLGREELANEVEMALFEAGLAPRHLELEVTENALMGDIQRVVSLLKRVRAQGVALSIDDFGTGYSSLAYLKRLPLDVLKIDRSFIQEVPGSQKDREIVQAIIVMAHTLHLQVVTEGVETLEQHAFLAAHGCDYLQGYLLSRPVALAELRSTLDRLERQAAGFTPCCDTVRPGSLDLFADTPGYHASASVARQGH, encoded by the coding sequence ATGGAGCGGTTGGGACTGCACCTGTTCGACACCCTGCCGACAACCGGCCAAATCATCCTGGACTGCCGCCACGACCCCCTCCTGGTGTTGCTTGCCTATGGGATCGCGTGTATCGCCTGCTTCGCGACCCTGGACATGACCGAGCGTCAGAGCCAGAGCGAAGACCCCTCCGCTCGTCGACAGTGGCGCGTACTGGGCGCTTGCTGCCTGGCGGCGGGCATCTGGGCGCTGCACTTCACCAGCACCCTGGCCCTGCAAGCGCCAGTGGAAGTGCGTTATGACATTCCCCTGACCGGCTTGTCGCTGCTCGTTGCCCTGCTCGCTGCCTGGCTGGCGATGAACAGCCTCGACCGTGTCGACATGCGCCCTCGCCACTATGTGCAAGGCGCACTGCTCATCGGGCTGGGCATCACGGCGATGCACTACGTGGGCATGGCTGCGCTCAATACCAGCGCTCGCCCGTACTACCACCCGGAACTATCATTGGCTTCGCTGGGCATCGCCATCGCCGCCAGCCTGGCGGCCTTGCTGATGGCGCGCGCTATCAGCAAGGGCAGCGGTACCCTGCACTTGGCCGGCAAATACGCGGCCAGCCTGCTCCTGGGCGGCGGCCTGCTGCTGACCCACTTCGCCAGCATGGCCGCCATGACCTTGGTGGCGCCCGCCGGCAGCCCCCTGCACTTGCCCACCACCGACAACAGCCTGCAGTTGGCCCTGACCGTGGCCTTCATCACGCTGTTGATCAGCGGCAGCAGCATCAGTGCCGCCCTGGCAGACCGTAAACTGCAAAGCAAGGAACATGACCTGCGCCGGGTCAATGCGCTGCTCAGCCAACTGGACCAGGCGCGCGCATCCCTGCAACAGGCGGCTCACTACGATGCCCTGACCAACCTGGTCAATCGTCGCGGGTTCAACCAGGTATTCGCCGAGCGCCTGGCCGAACTTTCCACCAATGAGCGCATGCTGGCAGTGATGTTCCTGGATATCGACCACTTCAAGCGTATCAATGACAGCCTCGGCCATGCGGCGGGCGATGAGTTGCTCAAGGTGATTGCCGGCCATATCAAGGCTGCCACCCGCAACCACGACGTGGTGGCGCGCTTCGGCGGCGACGAGTTCTGCATCGTCACCAACCTCAACAGCCGTGACGAGGCACGCCACCTGGCGCAGCGCATCATGCAGCGGATGAAGGACCCGATCGACCTGGGCGGGCGGCGCATGGTCATGACCACCAGCATCGGCATCAGCATCTTCCCCGATGATGGGCGCACCGCCGAGGAACTGCTCAAGAACGCCGACCTTGCCCTGTACCAGTCCAAAGGCTGCGGTCGCAACAGCCTGAACTTCTTCAATAACGGCCTGAAGACCCGCGCTACCCTGGAGTTGCAACTGGAGGAGGAGTTGCGGGTCGCCCTGCTCGAAGAGCGCGGCCTGTGCGTGCACTACCAGCCGATCTTCGACCTGCACAACGGCCAGGTGGCCAAGCTGGAAGCCCTGGTACGCTGGCAGCACCCCCAGCACGGCCTGCTGAGCCCGGATCGCTTCATCGGTATCGCCGAGGCCAATGGCCTGATCGCCGACCTCGACCTATGGGTGTTGCGCCGCGCCTGCCAGGACCTGGCCTCGCTCCATCGCCAAGGCCATGCCGAGCTCAAGGTCACGGTCAACTGTTCGGCCGTGACCCTGGGCCGGGAGGAGCTGGCCAACGAAGTGGAAATGGCCTTGTTCGAGGCGGGCCTGGCCCCAAGGCACCTGGAGTTGGAGGTCACCGAGAACGCGCTGATGGGCGATATCCAGCGGGTCGTCAGCTTGCTCAAGCGGGTACGCGCACAGGGTGTTGCCTTGTCGATCGATGATTTCGGCACCGGGTACTCATCGCTGGCCTACCTCAAGCGCCTGCCTCTGGACGTGCTGAAGATCGATCGTTCGTTCATCCAGGAAGTGCCCGGCAGCCAGAAAGACCGCGAGATCGTCCAGGCCATCATCGTCATGGCCCATACCCTGCACCTGCAAGTGGTAACCGAAGGCGTCGAGACCCTCGAACAACACGCGTTCCTCGCCGCTCATGGTTGCGACTACCTGCAGGGCTATCTGCTCAGCCGCCCGGTGGCGCTGGCCGAGCTGCGCTCGACCCTCGACCGCCTCGAGCGCCAGGCCGCAGGCTTCACCCCTTGTTGCGATACAGTTCGACCAGGGTCGCTGGATCTTTTTGCAGATACCCCTGGCTACCATGCAAGCGCATCAGTTGCGCGGCAAGGCCACTGA